In Mycolicibacterium lutetiense, the sequence TTGCCTGCTTGACCAATTCGGGGCTGGTCGAACTCTCGGCGTGCGAGCCGAGGGTGCGGCCGACCGGGTCGTCATGTGAGGCGCAGGCAACGGTGACGCCTAGGAAGGCGACGGTAAGCGCGAGGGCGCAACGGCGCCTCTGGCGTTTCATTCGATGGCTGCTAGCTGGCAGGCAATGTCAGCGTCAGGTAGCCGCCGCCCTCCGGTCGCAGCATCACGTCGGTCGGCCAGGTAACCCGGAAATTCTCACCGCGTAGGTAATCGCCGCTGATTCCGGCGGCCTTCACCGGTTTTCCGTTGAGTTCGAAGATCAGCAGGCTGGCTTTCGAGTTGTAGAAGCGGTCCTTGATTACGGGTGCGCCGACAGTCTTTTCGATGAATTCTCGTTCGGAGTTTTCATGGAACAGATGCACCTCGTCCCAATCCCAGCTGGTGAAGTCGCTGAGTCGACCTGTCTGCTTCTCGTGCAGAAGGCGTTCCAGACCATCGTTGAGCTTCTGGTCGTTGTAATCGATATCCATTGATTGCCTCATCGCCTGTCTGGCCAGATCACAGCTGGTTAGCGAGAAACACAACAACAACAACACGCAAAGTGCAACGCGTACTGCTGACAAACCGGCCACAATCAATATCCTCCTGCTGACGTTCCGTAACCTCCGGGCTGACCGGGGTCGTAAATGCCTCCAGGCCCAGCGCCAGTTGGCGTGGGTGCCTGCCCGGGAATGGTGGACTTGGAGGTGATGCCTGCGCCGCCTTCTGGAACAGTATTGCTCCAAGCGAGCTTTTCGCCATCGGCGTTTGGCGCTACCACGACGGTATCGCCTTGTCGGACGGCCTGCTCTACATAGTCGGCGAGTTCTGCAGGGCTAGCGTCGGGATGCGCTTTAGCGATGCTTCTCCCTATCTCGTTGTTGTAGAGGTCCATCGCTTCGGCGGTGGAGGGATTGTTGGGCAGGCGTTCGTGCGCCGTTGTGAAATCGCGGGTCCAATCCTCGCCGAAGCGTTGGGTCATCAGCGCATTCCAGTACGCATGCCGGAATGCATCAGTGTGATTATCGGCCGTGTCGTCCGGATGATGCGGGGGAGGAAACCTCTCGATTGCTTCAGCCTTGGCGGCCTCCGTGAGCTGGTCGAGGTCTCGCAGTTCGAACAGCGAAAGACGGTCGAGCATTCGTCCCTCGGTTGCGGTGACCTGTTTGGGATCAGTAAATTCGTTGAACGGCCAACCCGGCTCCCAGTCGAGTTTGCCGTCAGGATCCTCGTCCACCTGGTACTTGCGCTTGAGCTCCTCAAGTGGATCCACCGGTGGCGGATTGCCTTCCGGCAATCCTGCGCCCGCTTTCTCACCCGCGAGCGCGTCGTACTCCTTGCGGATGTCCTCGATGCGTCGACCGATCTCACCCATCTCTCCGGTCGATTGCGTGATGACGTCGCTGATCTGGCCGATGCCCTTGCTGGCAAGGATCACCCGCATGATCTCGCCGGTCTTGCCGGGCGGGATCGACGCGCCCATGCCGCTCACCCAGCTCTGGGTTTGCTCGAGATTCTGCCTACCGGAGCTGACCACCTCGGCTGCCCGGCTGACTTCGGCAGCCATGCGCCGATCGAGATCCGCGAGCTTGCCGTAGACGGCCGCATGTTCGGCGTTCTTGGCGGCATACGCCTGCGATGCGGTGCCCTGCCAGCGGTCGTCGGGCGCTGCGGACTCGATGGTCGATTGCATCTGGCGGAGCCGCGCGCTGCCGTCGAACGCGTCGCCGGTCGTGGGCGCACCCTCACCGAAGGTGGTGCGCGCCTGCGACCACGTCGTGTAGAACGCGTCGAGTGCCCCCATGCTTCACCCCCCCGGCTGAGTCGAGGGCTCAAGTCTAAGCCGCGGCAAACGTCCGCCCAGGCGCCAGTTTCCCGCCCTGAGATCACGGCGGATGGTCATCTCCGCGATCTACAGTCAGCGGGGTGGGCGTCTCAACGGTCCGCGCATGTGCCCTGGTGGTGGGTCTGTTCACGGGGTGCACGGTGGCGTGTGCCGGTGGTGCGCCGGATTCGGTCACGGCGCCGAGGACTCCCATCACCTTGCCGCAGCCCGGTTCAGCGGCGCAGCAACCCGCGCGAGTGCAGCCGGTGGACGAGGCCGCGCTGGGAGCCAGCTGGCGGCCGGGATGCCCGGTACCGCCCGCCGACCTCCGCCGAATCACCCTGTCCTATCTCGGTTTCGACGGCCGATCGCACCGCGGTGAGCTGGTGGTACACCGGGATGCCGTCAGCGACGTGATCGGTATCTTCGGGGAGTTGTACTCGGCTCGATTCCCGATCGAGAAGATGCGCACGGTGGACCACTATCCGCACGCCGACGACGAGCTGTCCATGGAGGACAACAACACCTCGGCGTTCAATTGCCGGCCGTTGGCGAACGGAGCGTGGTCGTTGCACGCCTACGGCCGTGCGGTCGACGTCAACCCCCTGATCAACCCGTACATCTCGGCCTCCGGCGACCTGCAGCCGGTCACCGCACGGGCGTACCTGGACCGCACCCGCGCCGATCAGGGGATGATCCGCGACGGTGACGTGGTGGTGCGGACGTTCGCCGAGCGTGGCTGGCGGTGGGGTGGGCATTGGCATGACCCGGTCGACTACCAACATTTCGAACGACGCTGACGTGCCGAACCCGGCTAAAGCCCGGCGGACGGCCTTTCGGACGCCAATTTGCCGGCCACCACGGCCGAGCCGACCCACCGGCGCAGATAGCTGCGCAGTGCCTCGCCGGTGCGGGGAGGACGCCCAGGGTCGATGACAAAGGACTGGATGATCCGCAGGAGGTGCTCGGCGAGCTCATCGAGGTCGGCGTCGGTGTAGCCGATCGCTGCCCAGTCGACGTCGAGCATGCGCATCATCGTCCGGGCAAAGTCGACCGCCACGTCCGAGGTCACCCCTTCGGTGTGCGCGGGTGAGCGTCCGGGAGCGACGAGCAAACCGATGTGTTTGTCCTCGGGCAGCCACTCCAGGGCGACGGCAATGGCCTCG encodes:
- a CDS encoding DUF6973 domain-containing protein, which translates into the protein MGALDAFYTTWSQARTTFGEGAPTTGDAFDGSARLRQMQSTIESAAPDDRWQGTASQAYAAKNAEHAAVYGKLADLDRRMAAEVSRAAEVVSSGRQNLEQTQSWVSGMGASIPPGKTGEIMRVILASKGIGQISDVITQSTGEMGEIGRRIEDIRKEYDALAGEKAGAGLPEGNPPPVDPLEELKRKYQVDEDPDGKLDWEPGWPFNEFTDPKQVTATEGRMLDRLSLFELRDLDQLTEAAKAEAIERFPPPHHPDDTADNHTDAFRHAYWNALMTQRFGEDWTRDFTTAHERLPNNPSTAEAMDLYNNEIGRSIAKAHPDASPAELADYVEQAVRQGDTVVVAPNADGEKLAWSNTVPEGGAGITSKSTIPGQAPTPTGAGPGGIYDPGQPGGYGTSAGGY
- a CDS encoding M15 family metallopeptidase → MGVSTVRACALVVGLFTGCTVACAGGAPDSVTAPRTPITLPQPGSAAQQPARVQPVDEAALGASWRPGCPVPPADLRRITLSYLGFDGRSHRGELVVHRDAVSDVIGIFGELYSARFPIEKMRTVDHYPHADDELSMEDNNTSAFNCRPLANGAWSLHAYGRAVDVNPLINPYISASGDLQPVTARAYLDRTRADQGMIRDGDVVVRTFAERGWRWGGHWHDPVDYQHFERR
- a CDS encoding TetR/AcrR family transcriptional regulator — translated: MRTHGWSGSAPASDEEAIARILVAAGNAIDERGADFSIADVARTLGVTRQTVYRYFPSTEALLVASAVQAASDFQHRVAAHLKGTTDPVEAVTEAIAVALEWLPEDKHIGLLVAPGRSPAHTEGVTSDVAVDFARTMMRMLDVDWAAIGYTDADLDELAEHLLRIIQSFVIDPGRPPRTGEALRSYLRRWVGSAVVAGKLASERPSAGL